One genomic segment of Actinomycetota bacterium includes these proteins:
- a CDS encoding RNA methyltransferase, which produces MKYRGISSTSNAIIKEAARLKRKRNRYESRLFLVEGEDLLDAALARGITPRQVFVLEGHEELVDGVGQRLAASAKGEDAGEAGAGESFGGRKSAGAEDTAGKGVRRRSGTDVYMCPWPVMEKISELGSGSRVVAVFDFLEQAIPKDLTESRGPLLYLCGMGDPGNVGTLIRSGASLGVSGVALAPGTADPYSPKALRATMGAIFQVPVFIALEPADLISRAKAAAIDIVCADPHEGVELWHADLAKDFALVLGSEREGVPEELLRAATTTVNIPQEAKTESLNVAMAGTVVLYEALRQRAGV; this is translated from the coding sequence GTGAAGTACCGGGGCATCTCAAGCACAAGCAACGCCATAATCAAGGAAGCCGCGCGTCTCAAACGCAAGCGTAACCGCTACGAGAGCCGGCTCTTCCTTGTTGAAGGGGAAGACCTGCTGGACGCCGCGCTCGCTCGCGGGATAACGCCCCGGCAGGTCTTTGTGCTGGAAGGGCACGAGGAGCTGGTTGATGGGGTGGGGCAGAGGCTGGCGGCGTCGGCGAAGGGTGAGGATGCCGGGGAAGCCGGCGCTGGGGAATCATTCGGCGGTAGAAAATCCGCTGGCGCTGAGGATACAGCTGGCAAGGGCGTCCGTCGGCGCTCAGGCACAGACGTTTATATGTGCCCGTGGCCGGTGATGGAAAAGATCTCTGAGCTGGGAAGCGGTTCGCGAGTCGTCGCCGTTTTCGATTTTCTCGAGCAGGCGATTCCCAAGGATCTCACCGAGAGCCGTGGCCCGCTGCTTTATTTATGCGGGATGGGTGATCCCGGCAATGTGGGGACGCTGATCCGTTCGGGTGCTTCGCTAGGCGTTTCGGGAGTAGCTCTAGCGCCGGGCACTGCAGACCCCTATAGCCCGAAGGCGTTACGGGCGACAATGGGCGCTATTTTCCAGGTTCCGGTATTCATCGCCCTGGAGCCAGCCGATCTGATCTCCCGAGCCAAGGCAGCCGCCATCGATATCGTCTGCGCCGACCCTCATGAGGGTGTGGAGCTATGGCATGCCGACCTGGCGAAAGATTTTGCCCTGGTTCTTGGGTCTGAGCGGGAAGGTGTTCCCGAGGAACTTCTGAGAGCCGCGACGACGACGGTCAATATTCCGCAGGAGGCGAAGACGGAGTCGTTAAATGTGGCAATGGCGGGGACAGTGGTTCTTTATGAGGCGTTGAGACAGAGGGCCGGCGTCTAG
- a CDS encoding SHOCT domain-containing protein, producing MMNNGWDNGFDGGMSVFGGILMMTFWVALIVGIVLLVVWLTRQVAGGQVFSGGQTTGQVTGQTDTALDILNQRYARGEIDKAEYEEKKKDLTG from the coding sequence ATGATGAACAACGGATGGGACAATGGTTTTGACGGCGGCATGAGCGTCTTCGGCGGTATCCTGATGATGACTTTCTGGGTAGCGCTGATCGTAGGTATCGTGCTGCTGGTCGTCTGGCTTACCCGACAGGTCGCTGGCGGGCAGGTGTTCAGCGGAGGCCAGACTACAGGTCAGGTCACCGGCCAGACCGATACAGCGCTCGACATCCTTAATCAGAGGTATGCTCGTGGCGAGATCGATAAGGCCGAATATGAGGAGAAGAAAAAAGACCTTACCGGATAG
- the rplT gene encoding 50S ribosomal protein L20: MPRVKRSVHARKKRRNVLELAKGYRGTKHSSYKRAKEQVSRSLNYAYRDRRVRKRDFRRLWITRINAGARLNGMSYNQFMHGLKEAEINLNRRVLAELAVSDPEMFTSLADQAKAALSASA, from the coding sequence ATGCCGCGAGTTAAAAGATCCGTACATGCACGCAAGAAGAGGCGCAATGTACTCGAGTTGGCCAAGGGTTACCGGGGTACAAAGCATTCCAGTTACAAGCGGGCCAAGGAGCAGGTAAGCCGGTCGCTGAACTATGCCTACCGTGACCGCCGCGTCCGCAAGCGCGATTTCCGCCGCCTGTGGATCACCCGTATCAACGCCGGCGCGCGCCTGAACGGGATGTCCTACAACCAGTTCATGCACGGCCTCAAGGAAGCAGAGATAAACCTGAATCGCCGGGTGCTGGCCGAGCTGGCCGTAAGCGACCCCGAGATGTTCACGAGCCTTGCCGATCAGGCCAAGGCCGCCCTGTCAGCGTCAGCGTAG
- the thrS gene encoding threonine--tRNA ligase: MKISLPDNSIIELDEGATAMDAAAKIGSRLAKAALAATVNGEQVDLTHPLADGDSIGIITASTPEGLEVLRHSASHILAAAVMELYPHTQLGIGPAIADGFYYDFRFKDPISENDLGKIEAKMREIVKKKEPFKNQEICRLEAADMFGAQPFKQELLAELPIDDKATIYMNGHFTDLCRDPHIPDTGRIKAFKLLSVAGAYWRGDEKNPMLTRIYGTAFPSQKELDEHLERLKEAERRDHRVLGKQLDLFHIDEEVGAGLPLWHPKGALIRKIMEDFWRDAHLANGYEMVMIPHIASAELWKTSGHWDFYRESMYSPMDIEGQEYIVKPMNCPGHIKIYNSRTRSYRELPIRWAELGTVYRYERSGALHGLLRVRGFTQDDAHLFVRPDQLQDEIIRVIKFVLFMLKTFGFDDYEVYLSTRPEKSVGSDEHWEQATAALKAALEEVGLAYELDPGEGVFYGPKIDMKIRDAIGRAWQCTTIQVDFNLPERFDITYIGEDNGEHRPIMIHRALLGSLERFIGCLIEHYAGAFPLWLAPVQALVLPIADRHNDYAEEVAKRLREEGLRVDVDYRKESVGRKIRDAEMDKVPYMLVVGDKESEGLNVSVRSYAEGDLGSETVEELAVQMVRQVEEKA, encoded by the coding sequence ATGAAGATATCGCTTCCCGACAACAGCATCATCGAGCTCGACGAAGGCGCCACCGCCATGGACGCGGCGGCGAAGATCGGCAGCCGGCTGGCGAAGGCGGCCCTGGCGGCCACAGTCAACGGCGAGCAGGTGGATCTGACCCATCCTCTTGCCGACGGAGACTCCATAGGCATCATCACAGCCAGCACTCCGGAAGGTCTGGAAGTGCTCCGGCACAGCGCCTCGCATATCCTCGCGGCGGCGGTCATGGAACTATATCCGCATACCCAGCTCGGAATCGGTCCAGCCATTGCTGACGGTTTCTACTACGATTTCAGATTCAAGGATCCCATCTCGGAGAACGACCTCGGGAAGATCGAGGCAAAGATGAGGGAGATCGTCAAAAAGAAGGAACCATTCAAGAACCAGGAGATCTGCCGCCTTGAGGCGGCGGATATGTTCGGCGCCCAGCCTTTCAAGCAGGAACTGCTGGCTGAGCTGCCTATCGATGACAAGGCTACTATCTATATGAATGGCCATTTCACCGACCTCTGCCGCGACCCGCATATCCCTGATACTGGCCGGATTAAGGCATTCAAGCTGCTGTCGGTCGCGGGAGCTTACTGGCGCGGCGACGAGAAGAATCCGATGCTAACGCGCATCTACGGCACCGCCTTCCCCAGCCAGAAGGAGCTCGACGAGCATCTGGAGCGGCTCAAGGAAGCTGAGCGCCGTGACCATAGGGTCCTCGGCAAGCAGCTCGACCTGTTCCATATTGATGAGGAAGTCGGCGCCGGACTGCCGCTATGGCATCCCAAGGGCGCGCTCATCCGCAAGATCATGGAAGATTTCTGGCGCGACGCGCACCTTGCCAACGGCTACGAGATGGTGATGATCCCGCATATCGCCAGCGCCGAGCTCTGGAAGACTTCCGGCCACTGGGATTTCTATCGTGAGAGCATGTACTCACCCATGGATATCGAGGGCCAGGAATACATCGTCAAGCCGATGAACTGCCCGGGACACATCAAGATCTACAATTCCCGTACCCGTTCGTACCGGGAGCTGCCGATCCGCTGGGCCGAGCTCGGTACCGTTTACCGTTACGAGCGCAGCGGCGCGCTGCATGGCCTCCTTCGCGTGCGCGGTTTCACCCAGGACGACGCCCATCTTTTTGTGCGGCCGGACCAGCTGCAGGACGAGATCATCAGGGTCATCAAGTTCGTCCTTTTCATGCTGAAGACTTTTGGTTTCGACGATTACGAGGTCTATCTCTCCACCCGCCCGGAAAAGTCGGTGGGCAGCGACGAGCACTGGGAGCAGGCGACCGCGGCGCTGAAAGCGGCGCTGGAGGAAGTCGGGCTCGCCTATGAGCTGGACCCCGGCGAGGGCGTCTTCTACGGACCCAAGATCGACATGAAGATACGCGACGCAATCGGCCGAGCCTGGCAGTGCACTACCATCCAGGTGGACTTCAACCTGCCCGAGCGTTTTGACATAACTTATATAGGGGAAGACAACGGCGAGCACCGCCCGATCATGATCCACCGGGCTCTGCTGGGTTCGCTGGAACGTTTCATCGGCTGCCTGATCGAGCATTACGCCGGAGCTTTCCCGCTTTGGCTGGCGCCGGTACAGGCCCTGGTGCTGCCGATCGCCGACCGCCATAACGATTACGCCGAAGAGGTGGCGAAGCGTCTGAGGGAAGAAGGGCTGCGGGTCGACGTCGACTACCGCAAGGAGTCAGTTGGCCGCAAGATCCGCGACGCCGAGATGGACAAGGTTCCCTACATGCTGGTCGTGGGCGACAAGGAATCCGAGGGGCTCAACGTCTCGGTCCGCTCTTACGCCGAGGGCGACCTTGGCTCAGAGACCGTCGAGGAACTGGCGGTACAGATGGTCAGGCAGGTCGAAGAAAAAGCATAG
- the rpmI gene encoding 50S ribosomal protein L35 produces the protein MPKMKTHRGAAKRFRLTKSGKLVRRSAFKSHILEKKSPKRKRGFRKNKDVSPADAPGASRLLAKK, from the coding sequence ATGCCCAAGATGAAGACTCATCGCGGCGCCGCCAAGCGTTTCCGGTTGACCAAGAGTGGCAAGCTGGTCCGCCGCAGCGCTTTCAAGAGCCATATCCTGGAAAAGAAGAGCCCGAAGCGGAAGCGTGGCTTCCGTAAAAACAAGGACGTCAGCCCGGCGGATGCACCCGGGGCGTCCCGTTTGCTGGCCAAGAAGTAA
- a CDS encoding SHOCT domain-containing protein, which yields MGLIFIILVVGLVAWLLTQGQVAGRCHTVARTTVQTETPLEILRQRYARGEIDRDEYESRKRDLS from the coding sequence ATGGGACTGATATTCATAATACTGGTAGTAGGCCTGGTGGCCTGGCTGCTGACACAGGGTCAGGTTGCAGGCAGATGCCATACTGTGGCAAGGACCACGGTCCAGACTGAGACTCCGCTGGAGATCCTCAGGCAGCGGTACGCCCGCGGCGAGATCGACCGTGACGAATATGAATCGCGCAAACGGGATCTGAGCTGA
- the pheS gene encoding phenylalanine--tRNA ligase subunit alpha, with translation MKKYSQLAEDLKSHEGLSTLFSAAAADIDAAATLAEIEDARVKHLGRKSVLSQLLRSIPELPNEEKPVVGKYGNQARAALEQAINDRKKELESGELERRLATEQVDITLPGEPFPRGHLHIINQTLWEIEDIFAGLGYRIAEGPEVETDYYNFTALNTPEGHPARSSHDTFFVDGDPEVLLRTHTSPVQIRLMEKEQPPIYAIMPGRVYRRDSDATHTPMFHQIEGLAVDEHITMADLKGTLETFMRAIFGADRIIRLRPHFFPFTEPSVEMDVSCMICGGDGCRSCKHSGWLEILGAGMVDPNVFGFVDYDTDRVQGFAFGMGVERIAMLKHGMTDLRMFYDNDLRFIRQF, from the coding sequence ATGAAAAAATACAGCCAGCTGGCCGAGGACCTCAAGTCCCACGAGGGCCTATCCACCCTCTTCAGCGCTGCCGCCGCAGACATAGACGCCGCCGCCACCCTCGCCGAGATCGAGGACGCCCGGGTCAAACACCTTGGCCGTAAAAGCGTACTTTCCCAGCTGCTTCGCAGCATTCCCGAACTTCCCAATGAAGAGAAGCCGGTCGTCGGCAAATACGGCAACCAGGCGCGCGCCGCCCTTGAACAGGCGATTAATGACCGCAAGAAAGAGCTGGAGTCAGGCGAACTCGAACGCCGCCTGGCAACCGAGCAGGTCGACATCACCCTTCCCGGAGAACCATTCCCCCGCGGACACCTGCACATCATCAACCAGACCCTGTGGGAGATCGAGGATATCTTCGCTGGCCTTGGCTATCGCATCGCCGAGGGCCCCGAGGTCGAGACCGACTATTACAATTTCACGGCGCTTAACACGCCCGAAGGCCATCCCGCCCGTTCATCACACGACACTTTTTTTGTCGATGGCGATCCGGAAGTGCTGCTTCGCACCCATACATCTCCCGTGCAGATCCGTCTGATGGAGAAGGAGCAGCCGCCCATTTACGCCATCATGCCCGGCCGTGTCTATCGCCGCGACTCGGATGCCACCCATACGCCCATGTTCCACCAGATCGAGGGCCTGGCTGTGGACGAGCACATCACCATGGCCGACCTCAAGGGCACTCTCGAGACTTTCATGCGGGCGATCTTCGGCGCCGACCGGATCATCCGCCTGCGGCCGCACTTCTTTCCCTTTACCGAGCCCAGCGTCGAGATGGACGTCTCCTGCATGATCTGCGGTGGCGACGGTTGCCGATCCTGCAAGCACAGCGGCTGGCTGGAGATCCTCGGCGCCGGCATGGTCGACCCCAACGTCTTCGGCTTCGTCGACTATGACACCGACCGGGTGCAGGGCTTTGCCTTCGGCATGGGCGTCGAGCGGATCGCCATGCTCAAGCATGGGATGACCGATCTGCGGATGTTTTATGACAATGATTTGAGATTCATTAGGCAGTTTTAG
- the typA gene encoding translational GTPase TypA, translating to MEKGTGQVNLRNVAIIAHVDHGKTTLVDGLLKQSKTFRENEAAFSQTLIMDSNDQERERGITILAKNTAVKYGDTKINIIDTPGHADFGGEVERILNMADGAILVVDAQEGPMPQTKFVLKKALELGLKPIVVINKIDKPNARIEEVIERTHDLFLDLATDPEQLDFPIYYAVARGGKAWEEIPENSEEIADLTPVFEAILDHIPAPDVLTDEPFQMLVTQLDPDSYQGKHAIGRIRRGSIKPGTTITLMKKDGNEEQARIDKVYVSQGLKRVEVEEAHAGDIVSLTGIKNAGIGETLADSDNPEVLPIIDIEEPTLKMSVGANTSPFAGMEGQYVTSRQILERIERELETNVSLRMEIGENGDYVLSGRGELHLSVFIENLRREGYEMQVGKPQVINKGIDGKTHEPIEELTIDVDTEYVGAVTGEVGRRKGILFGQEEGSDGSTRLHFEISTRGILGLRNQLLTLSRGTAIMNSMFLRFQPVGAPIPRMRNGALVASESGKSVAFGINNAQQRGVIFINPQTPVYQGMVIGLNSREGDLEVNVCKEKKLTNMRSSGADDAIDLTPPTILSLEQSLDFLEDDELLEVTPTSQRLRKKLLNPTDRKRAKK from the coding sequence ATGGAAAAGGGAACCGGGCAAGTGAATCTTAGAAACGTAGCCATAATCGCCCATGTAGACCACGGCAAGACGACGCTGGTCGACGGGCTTCTCAAGCAGTCCAAGACCTTCCGTGAGAACGAAGCCGCTTTCAGCCAGACCCTGATCATGGATTCCAACGACCAGGAGCGGGAACGCGGAATCACCATCCTGGCCAAGAACACCGCCGTGAAGTATGGCGACACCAAGATCAACATCATCGACACTCCCGGCCATGCCGATTTCGGCGGCGAGGTGGAGCGGATCCTGAACATGGCCGACGGCGCCATCCTGGTAGTCGACGCCCAGGAGGGTCCCATGCCCCAGACCAAGTTCGTGCTGAAGAAGGCGCTGGAACTGGGCCTCAAGCCGATCGTGGTCATCAACAAGATCGACAAGCCCAACGCCCGCATCGAGGAGGTCATCGAGAGGACCCATGACCTGTTCCTCGACCTGGCTACCGATCCGGAGCAGCTTGATTTCCCCATCTACTACGCGGTCGCCCGCGGCGGCAAGGCCTGGGAGGAGATTCCCGAGAATTCCGAGGAGATCGCCGACCTGACCCCTGTCTTTGAGGCTATCCTCGATCATATCCCGGCTCCCGACGTGCTTACCGACGAGCCGTTCCAGATGCTGGTTACCCAGCTCGATCCCGACAGCTATCAGGGCAAGCACGCCATCGGCAGGATCAGGCGCGGTTCGATCAAGCCCGGCACCACGATCACCCTGATGAAGAAGGACGGCAACGAGGAGCAGGCCCGCATCGACAAGGTGTATGTTTCCCAGGGGCTCAAGCGGGTCGAGGTCGAAGAGGCCCACGCCGGCGATATCGTCTCATTGACCGGCATCAAGAATGCGGGAATCGGCGAGACTCTCGCCGACAGCGACAACCCCGAAGTACTTCCCATAATCGATATCGAGGAACCGACCCTGAAGATGTCGGTGGGCGCCAACACATCGCCCTTTGCCGGCATGGAAGGCCAGTATGTGACCAGCCGCCAGATACTCGAGCGCATCGAGCGCGAGCTCGAGACCAACGTCTCTCTGCGAATGGAGATCGGCGAGAACGGCGACTATGTGCTCTCGGGCCGTGGCGAGCTGCATCTTTCCGTATTCATCGAGAACCTGAGGCGTGAGGGCTACGAGATGCAGGTCGGCAAGCCCCAGGTGATCAACAAAGGGATCGACGGAAAAACGCATGAGCCGATCGAGGAACTCACCATCGACGTCGACACCGAGTACGTCGGCGCCGTCACCGGCGAGGTCGGCAGGCGCAAAGGTATTCTCTTCGGCCAGGAGGAAGGCTCCGACGGCTCCACCAGGCTGCATTTTGAGATCAGCACGCGCGGCATCCTCGGCCTGAGGAATCAGCTTCTGACGCTTTCGCGCGGCACCGCGATCATGAATTCGATGTTTTTGCGCTTCCAGCCGGTGGGTGCTCCCATCCCCCGTATGCGTAACGGCGCCCTGGTCGCCAGCGAGTCTGGAAAATCAGTAGCTTTCGGCATCAACAACGCCCAGCAGCGGGGGGTCATCTTCATCAATCCCCAGACCCCCGTTTATCAAGGCATGGTAATCGGGCTCAACTCGCGCGAGGGCGACCTGGAAGTCAACGTCTGCAAAGAGAAGAAACTCACCAATATGCGCTCATCCGGAGCTGACGACGCCATCGACCTGACGCCACCGACGATCCTGAGCCTGGAGCAGAGCCTCGATTTCCTCGAGGACGACGAACTGCTGGAAGTCACCCCGACCAGCCAGCGGCTCCGGAAGAAACTGCTCAATCCGACCGACAGGAAACGCGCCAAAAAATAG
- a CDS encoding translation initiation factor IF-3 encodes MRAGNVRLIGPDGEQVGIKTREDALQIAIAAGLDLVEIAPEADPPVCRVLDYSKFKYEAEQKAKQARKHQSTIIVKEIKLRPKIGYHDYMTKRGHVERFLKKKDKVKVTIMFRGREVVHPKKGEELLRRLAEDVAEIGTIESQPNLDGRNMVMVLAPVK; translated from the coding sequence ATCAGGGCTGGAAACGTCAGGCTCATCGGGCCTGACGGAGAGCAGGTAGGCATCAAGACCCGCGAGGACGCGCTTCAGATCGCCATCGCAGCCGGGCTCGACCTGGTTGAGATAGCGCCGGAAGCCGATCCGCCGGTATGCCGCGTGCTCGACTACAGCAAGTTCAAGTACGAGGCTGAGCAGAAGGCGAAGCAGGCGCGCAAGCACCAGTCGACGATCATCGTCAAGGAGATCAAGCTGCGCCCGAAGATCGGTTACCACGACTACATGACCAAGCGTGGCCATGTTGAGCGCTTTCTGAAGAAGAAGGACAAGGTCAAGGTGACCATCATGTTCCGTGGACGCGAGGTTGTGCATCCGAAGAAGGGCGAGGAGCTGCTCCGCCGCCTGGCCGAGGATGTCGCTGAGATCGGTACCATCGAATCTCAGCCCAACCTGGACGGCAGGAACATGGTCATGGTCCTCGCTCCAGTCAAGTAA
- a CDS encoding NAD+ synthase: protein MDRIRLALAQINSTVGDFEGNAGKIAACIERATALGADIVAFPELALTGYPPEDLTFNPDFLAANTAAISELCGYARDTVAVVGYLDSTGGDIYNAAAVLANGRIVGVCHKMRLPNYGVFDEFRYFSAGSRPALIDLDGTAIAINICEDIWYPDEPIGSQVAAGAELIVNISASPYRTGRTRTREEMLETRARDYLTPVALVNLVGGQDELVFDGNSLVYDEHGRLLARGASFEEDLFVVDIDLKEVEVSRHRDSMGRLDDLARRHPGPVDQFVVSDRSGRARGLEGVTEEWREMESIDAQPGGAEAGAAPEHAGSHLPEPLSGTAEIYRALVVGVRDYVLKNRFERVLIGLSGGVDSALVAAVATDALGKENVVCVSMPSRYTSDGTRDDARLLSDDLGVEFRLIPIEPVFEQYLETLAPELAGRPADSTEENLQARIRGNLLMALSNKFGWLVLTTGNKSEASVGYATLYGDMAGGFAVIKDVPKTVVYELCRWRNSLGEEVIPASIIDREPSAELAPDQKDSDSLPPYEVLDRIIEEYVEHDRGLEEIIASGIDAVTVRRITRLIDHNEYKRRQAPPGIKITSRAFGKDRRFPITNRFGV, encoded by the coding sequence ATGGACCGCATCCGTCTGGCACTGGCGCAGATCAACTCCACGGTAGGCGACTTCGAGGGAAACGCCGGGAAGATCGCCGCCTGCATAGAGCGCGCCACAGCCCTCGGAGCCGACATCGTCGCCTTTCCTGAGCTGGCGCTCACGGGCTATCCGCCGGAAGACCTCACTTTCAATCCTGATTTTCTCGCGGCTAACACTGCCGCCATCAGCGAACTCTGCGGCTATGCACGCGATACCGTCGCCGTGGTCGGATATCTCGACAGCACCGGCGGCGACATCTACAACGCCGCGGCCGTCCTCGCCAACGGCCGGATAGTCGGGGTCTGCCACAAGATGCGTCTGCCCAACTATGGCGTCTTCGACGAATTCCGTTATTTCAGCGCCGGTTCGCGTCCGGCTCTCATAGATCTGGACGGAACCGCCATCGCCATCAACATCTGCGAGGACATCTGGTATCCGGACGAGCCGATCGGTTCGCAGGTCGCTGCCGGCGCCGAGCTGATCGTCAACATCTCCGCATCACCGTACCGCACCGGCCGCACCCGCACCCGTGAGGAGATGCTCGAGACCCGCGCCCGCGACTATCTCACGCCCGTGGCTCTGGTCAACCTGGTCGGCGGCCAGGACGAGCTGGTCTTCGACGGCAACAGTCTGGTCTATGACGAGCACGGCCGCCTTCTCGCCCGGGGCGCCAGTTTTGAGGAAGACCTCTTCGTCGTTGATATCGATCTCAAGGAAGTCGAGGTATCGCGGCATCGCGACAGCATGGGCCGGCTCGATGACCTGGCCAGACGGCATCCCGGTCCGGTCGACCAGTTCGTCGTCAGCGACAGGAGCGGTCGCGCGAGAGGGCTGGAGGGCGTGACCGAGGAATGGCGCGAGATGGAGAGTATCGACGCGCAGCCGGGCGGCGCTGAGGCAGGAGCCGCTCCCGAGCACGCCGGCTCACATCTGCCCGAGCCGCTGTCGGGAACCGCCGAGATCTATAGAGCCCTGGTCGTCGGCGTTCGGGATTACGTGCTGAAGAACAGATTCGAGCGGGTGCTCATCGGCCTTTCGGGCGGCGTCGATTCGGCCCTGGTGGCTGCTGTCGCCACCGACGCCCTCGGCAAAGAGAACGTCGTCTGCGTCTCGATGCCGTCCCGCTATACCTCCGACGGCACCCGCGATGACGCCAGGCTGCTCTCGGATGACCTCGGCGTCGAATTCCGGCTGATCCCCATAGAACCGGTATTCGAGCAGTACCTGGAGACTTTGGCGCCGGAACTGGCCGGCCGTCCGGCCGACAGCACCGAGGAGAATCTCCAGGCGCGGATCCGCGGCAACCTGCTCATGGCCCTCTCCAACAAGTTCGGCTGGCTGGTGCTGACCACTGGAAACAAGAGCGAGGCCAGCGTCGGCTATGCGACTTTGTACGGCGACATGGCCGGCGGTTTCGCCGTCATCAAGGACGTGCCCAAGACGGTGGTCTACGAACTCTGCCGCTGGCGCAATTCCCTCGGGGAAGAAGTGATCCCGGCCAGCATCATCGACCGCGAGCCCAGCGCCGAGCTGGCGCCGGACCAGAAAGACAGCGACTCGCTGCCGCCCTATGAAGTCCTCGACCGCATCATCGAAGAATATGTGGAGCACGACCGGGGGCTGGAGGAGATAATCGCCTCGGGTATCGACGCGGTCACCGTCCGCCGCATAACCAGGCTCATTGACCACAACGAGTATAAGCGCCGCCAGGCGCCGCCGGGCATCAAGATCACCTCACGGGCATTCGGCAAGGACCGGCGTTTCCCGATCACGAACCGCTTCGGGGTTTAG